In one Geoglobus acetivorans genomic region, the following are encoded:
- a CDS encoding MBL fold metallo-hydrolase, giving the protein MELLEIAESYGILIFRRRFGSRFRPHLSVRVRELNVDFHVDSSPGRGYNIITHAHTDHYGNRNMKNFKAIASVETSRILNATENQPFRGIVHNVGEKLSLSGVTIETYPTHHMHGSSAYYFRENNLLITGDVKDYSNLPRCDVLITEATYGHPVHVFNDELDRVIEVAEQGYELGVYPIGKAQRIASLLSKNGIGFQASEKIEKICKVLGIEFEPGDSRLVSPKEVKNGFVLSAQRFYRRRIVVSDHVDYEGIIDMVNHCDPEYVIFYHGNPTNQLIEELESDGRKVLTLRDINVSLS; this is encoded by the coding sequence ATGGAACTGCTTGAGATAGCGGAATCATACGGGATTCTTATTTTCAGACGGAGGTTCGGGTCGAGATTCAGACCTCACTTATCTGTGAGAGTCAGGGAGCTTAACGTAGATTTTCATGTGGACAGCTCACCCGGCAGGGGGTACAACATCATAACTCATGCGCACACGGATCATTACGGTAACAGGAACATGAAAAATTTCAAGGCAATTGCATCTGTCGAGACATCCAGGATTCTGAATGCAACCGAGAATCAGCCTTTCAGGGGAATAGTTCATAATGTTGGCGAAAAGCTCAGTCTCTCCGGCGTCACCATTGAGACGTATCCCACACATCACATGCACGGCTCATCTGCCTATTATTTCAGAGAAAATAATCTGCTCATAACAGGTGATGTGAAGGACTACTCAAATCTACCCCGGTGTGATGTGCTCATCACCGAGGCCACTTACGGTCATCCGGTCCACGTCTTCAACGATGAACTTGACAGGGTTATTGAGGTGGCCGAACAGGGTTACGAGCTTGGAGTATACCCAATAGGAAAGGCTCAGAGGATTGCAAGTCTTCTCTCAAAAAATGGTATTGGCTTTCAGGCGTCAGAAAAAATTGAGAAAATCTGTAAGGTGCTCGGAATAGAGTTTGAGCCGGGAGATTCCAGGCTGGTCTCGCCGAAAGAGGTGAAAAACGGCTTTGTTCTGTCTGCTCAGAGGTTCTACAGGAGGAGAATCGTAGTTAGCGACCATGTCGATTATGAGGGAATCATTGATATGGTCAATCACTGCGATCCGGAATACGTGATCTTCTATCACGGCAATCCGACAAATCAGCTCATAGAGGAGCTTGAAAGCGATGGGAGAAAGGTTCTGACGCTCAGGGACATCAATGTTTCTCTGAGCTGA
- a CDS encoding queuosine precursor transporter — protein MLMHEFVVWAALMLATTAIVMISAKKIGVEIIIGVYAVLSVIANIVAVKLISVGGIIAPAGVIVYSVTFLLTDFLSEIYGKGVAGKAVATGFIANIIYLIVISVVLLWSPAPFMPPEFIDSFNAVFNLAPRIVLASLIAFVISQTNDVYVFHYIRQKTGRRHLWIRNNVSTAISQFIDTAIFITIAFYGVAPVLELIAGQYVLKLIIALLDTPFLYITVKAMGFSSEKH, from the coding sequence ATGCTGATGCACGAGTTCGTTGTGTGGGCTGCACTGATGCTGGCGACAACAGCAATCGTCATGATTTCGGCGAAGAAAATTGGTGTCGAAATTATAATAGGTGTCTATGCCGTTTTAAGTGTGATCGCCAACATCGTGGCGGTGAAGCTGATCTCCGTTGGAGGGATTATTGCTCCCGCTGGTGTGATTGTGTACAGCGTCACTTTCTTGCTGACAGACTTTCTGAGTGAAATCTACGGAAAGGGCGTTGCAGGTAAGGCTGTGGCAACTGGCTTCATCGCCAACATAATCTACCTCATTGTAATCTCGGTGGTATTGCTGTGGAGCCCCGCCCCGTTCATGCCCCCTGAATTTATCGACTCGTTTAACGCAGTCTTCAATCTCGCACCGAGGATCGTTCTCGCATCTCTGATCGCATTTGTGATAAGCCAGACGAATGACGTGTATGTGTTCCACTACATCCGGCAGAAAACTGGCAGAAGGCATCTCTGGATAAGAAACAACGTTTCAACAGCAATTTCACAGTTTATCGATACTGCAATCTTCATCACCATAGCATTCTACGGAGTGGCTCCGGTGCTGGAACTCATTGCAGGGCAGTATGTCCTGAAACTGATAATTGCTCTGCTGGATACTCCGTTTCTGTACATAACAGTTAAAGCAATGGGATTCAGCTCAGAGAAACATTGA
- a CDS encoding TIGR04084 family radical SAM/SPASM domain-containing protein, whose amino-acid sequence MLFIVMLTGRCNLNCIYCGGSIDENVMPRKITYDPEDLIDFLNSMNDPSIAFYGGEPLLEMGLMKKLMDEVEARHFIIQTNGLLLNRLEKEYIERFSTILVSVDGVREVTDFYRGGVYTKVLENARKISGYFNGELIARMVASQKTDIYRDVIHLLNLGIFTHVHWQIDAVWSAEGIWDDFSRWLEAYKSGISRLSEFFMRELEKGVVPGIVPFLGVLKALIFNDSPKPPCGSGTESFAITTDGRIVACPIAADLSWNHAGDIYTGIARTVEPVEPCPSCRYYSVCGGRCLFTNRERLWGDRGFRLLCDATIHLIREMELIRNKALSLAERGIIELEDLNYPKYNNTTEIIP is encoded by the coding sequence ATGCTCTTCATAGTGATGTTAACGGGCAGGTGCAACCTGAACTGCATTTACTGTGGTGGCAGCATAGACGAAAACGTGATGCCCAGAAAGATAACCTATGATCCGGAAGACCTCATAGACTTCCTGAACTCCATGAACGACCCTTCAATTGCTTTCTATGGTGGAGAACCACTGCTTGAAATGGGTCTCATGAAAAAACTGATGGACGAGGTTGAGGCCAGACACTTCATAATCCAGACCAATGGTCTTCTTCTGAACAGACTCGAAAAGGAGTACATCGAGAGATTTTCCACGATCCTGGTTTCAGTGGACGGTGTCAGGGAAGTTACAGACTTCTACAGAGGTGGGGTTTACACGAAGGTGCTGGAAAACGCCAGAAAAATTTCAGGATATTTCAATGGCGAGCTCATAGCGAGAATGGTCGCATCGCAGAAAACAGACATTTACAGAGACGTGATACACCTGCTGAATCTCGGCATTTTCACTCATGTTCACTGGCAGATAGACGCTGTGTGGAGTGCCGAAGGAATATGGGATGATTTCAGCAGATGGTTAGAGGCCTACAAGAGCGGAATCTCCAGACTGTCGGAGTTCTTCATGCGGGAGCTTGAAAAGGGAGTGGTTCCGGGAATCGTACCGTTCCTGGGAGTGCTCAAAGCCTTGATCTTCAATGATTCGCCTAAACCACCATGCGGAAGCGGGACTGAGAGCTTCGCCATCACAACCGACGGAAGAATCGTCGCCTGTCCCATAGCAGCAGACCTGAGCTGGAACCATGCCGGAGACATATACACAGGAATTGCAAGAACTGTCGAACCTGTGGAGCCATGTCCTTCCTGCAGATACTACAGTGTATGCGGTGGCAGATGTCTCTTCACTAACAGAGAGAGGCTGTGGGGTGACAGAGGTTTCAGACTTCTCTGCGATGCTACGATTCACCTGATCAGGGAGATGGAACTCATAAGGAACAAGGCATTATCACTTGCAGAGAGGGGCATAATCGAGCTTGAAGACCTGAATTACCCGAAATACAACAACACAACCGAGATAATACCCTGA
- a CDS encoding metallophosphoesterase — protein MLKLDNLVLSERRAIIFRKTGIIADLHLGIEGVLEEKGVAIPSIQIDEILQEIYSLIEEHRLRELIIAGDLKNEFGRNIPGEWADVRRFVENLREVVDLRVVRGNHDNYLQTILSGYGIALEDDAQIGEYTVVHGHNDSPARRIIMGHEHPSIKIRHSGATYSFPCFLRCSNDEREVWVLPSFSKFFTGSNILEGNFLSPILGGFRPEEIEVYAIEDGVYNLGNLKILGNVI, from the coding sequence GTGCTCAAGCTCGACAATCTGGTGCTGTCCGAAAGGAGGGCGATAATCTTCCGAAAGACAGGTATTATCGCTGACCTGCATCTCGGAATCGAGGGAGTTCTTGAGGAGAAAGGGGTAGCGATCCCATCGATTCAGATTGACGAAATTCTTCAAGAAATCTACAGCCTCATCGAAGAACACAGGCTCAGAGAGCTGATTATAGCTGGAGACCTCAAGAACGAATTTGGCAGAAACATTCCTGGAGAGTGGGCTGATGTGCGGAGGTTTGTCGAAAACCTCAGAGAGGTTGTTGACCTGAGAGTCGTCAGGGGCAACCATGACAACTACCTTCAGACAATTCTTTCAGGATACGGCATTGCTCTTGAAGATGATGCCCAGATTGGAGAATACACAGTGGTTCATGGTCACAACGATTCGCCTGCCCGCAGAATCATAATGGGTCATGAACACCCATCCATAAAAATACGGCATTCCGGAGCGACATACAGTTTTCCATGTTTTCTTCGCTGCAGCAATGATGAAAGAGAGGTCTGGGTGCTGCCGAGTTTCTCAAAGTTTTTCACAGGTTCAAACATTCTGGAGGGCAATTTCCTGTCACCCATACTTGGCGGTTTCAGACCTGAAGAGATAGAGGTGTATGCCATAGAAGACGGGGTTTACAACCTGGGGAATTTAAAAATCCTGGGCAATGTGATTTAA
- a CDS encoding 4Fe-4S binding protein — translation MPAVVDAELCTACGTCVDECPVGAIELNDVAEINADLCTECGTCVDACPNGAISLQ, via the coding sequence ATGCCAGCAGTAGTTGATGCTGAACTGTGTACCGCATGCGGAACGTGCGTGGATGAGTGCCCTGTAGGCGCTATTGAGCTGAACGATGTTGCGGAGATAAATGCAGACCTCTGCACGGAATGCGGGACATGTGTTGATGCATGTCCGAATGGTGCAATAAGCCTTCAGTAA